From Alcaligenes faecalis, the proteins below share one genomic window:
- a CDS encoding TetR/AcrR family transcriptional regulator: MKNRNLPNRSDALERRELLLDAANTVFSKCGVTAPLDQVVSQAGVGRATLYRNFPDRAALMEALLIRAADRIEERFLSKRKGNPQDFKVLMQVLAGFALESAPMSDYWKAIDPNHPTIVGVRARLVDLAREPLAMGQAAGQCNPALQPTDIPLLIGMLAASLRGRTDKERLLFVKRSLKFLCEGVLLQVDRNAPDWEPE, encoded by the coding sequence ATGAAAAACCGGAATTTACCTAATCGTTCTGATGCCTTGGAACGTCGGGAACTGTTGCTGGATGCGGCCAATACGGTCTTTAGCAAGTGTGGTGTCACGGCTCCTTTGGATCAGGTCGTGTCGCAGGCGGGGGTGGGGCGGGCAACGCTGTATCGCAATTTCCCCGATCGGGCTGCCTTGATGGAGGCGCTGCTGATACGGGCAGCCGACCGGATTGAAGAGCGCTTTTTAAGCAAGCGCAAAGGCAATCCCCAGGACTTCAAGGTCTTGATGCAGGTACTGGCAGGGTTCGCGCTGGAGTCGGCTCCCATGTCGGATTACTGGAAGGCGATTGACCCCAATCACCCCACCATTGTGGGGGTGCGCGCACGGTTGGTTGATCTGGCGCGCGAACCCTTGGCAATGGGGCAGGCCGCCGGGCAGTGCAACCCGGCGTTGCAGCCCACCGATATTCCCTTGTTGATTGGCATGCTGGCCGCCAGCTTGCGGGGGCGCACGGACAAGGAAAGGCTGCTGTTTGTAAAACGCTCGTTGAAGTTCTTGTGTGAAGGCGTGTTGTTGCAGGTCGACCGTAATGCTCCTGATTGGGAGCCTGAATGA
- a CDS encoding helix-turn-helix transcriptional regulator codes for MTTLADVADLLRSVRREAGLSQEALAQRAGVSRTTVARMETLAKGDMSVSVLLRLLEAAGYGIKPVKKGFSRTVEDILAEQRDGEI; via the coding sequence GTGACTACATTAGCGGATGTTGCTGATTTGTTGCGCAGCGTGCGCCGAGAAGCTGGTTTGAGCCAAGAGGCCTTGGCACAACGAGCCGGTGTTTCACGTACAACGGTTGCCCGTATGGAAACGTTGGCCAAAGGAGATATGAGCGTTTCTGTCCTATTGCGTTTGTTGGAAGCGGCTGGTTATGGCATAAAACCAGTAAAAAAAGGATTCTCTCGAACGGTAGAGGATATTTTGGCAGAGCAAAGGGACGGTGAGATCTGA
- a CDS encoding helix-turn-helix transcriptional regulator translates to MIRFTVSDFDRLGSPTGFRYCLPDYNGPKQDMEQVCIAEGRVQEYEVRPGMKMVLSDIITHHQYEATSLAAPQFSAIVILQGRAQTQLASQNTVGMMAQTGATLAHADAVAMTGTHPAGQRLRGLNITVHKPDSLADSPLGEMLANVMGSSRIRLQRWAVPPHLLTAIDQLIDSPWQGTLHNLLLEGVSLQVLAHALDGLARETESDSPVSARDRQLLERVRERLYHSPGEDHTLADLAKLACMSPSTLRVKFQAVYQCSVFAWLRERRLELAREYLAQGWSVQQAAHYVGYRHATNFATAFRERYGISPSELN, encoded by the coding sequence ATGATCAGATTTACGGTATCGGATTTTGACCGACTCGGTAGTCCGACGGGTTTTCGCTATTGCTTGCCGGATTACAACGGTCCCAAGCAGGACATGGAGCAGGTTTGTATTGCCGAAGGGCGGGTGCAGGAATACGAGGTCCGGCCCGGCATGAAGATGGTGCTTTCAGATATCATCACTCACCACCAATACGAGGCGACCTCTTTGGCCGCGCCGCAGTTCTCGGCCATCGTCATATTGCAGGGACGGGCGCAGACTCAGCTCGCCAGCCAAAATACGGTCGGCATGATGGCCCAAACTGGGGCCACCCTTGCACATGCCGACGCGGTGGCCATGACAGGAACTCATCCTGCTGGGCAGCGTCTGCGTGGCTTAAACATCACTGTACATAAGCCTGACAGCTTGGCTGACTCGCCGTTGGGGGAGATGCTGGCCAACGTCATGGGTTCTTCGCGGATACGATTGCAGCGCTGGGCGGTGCCCCCGCATTTGTTGACCGCGATCGATCAGTTGATAGACAGTCCCTGGCAGGGCACCTTGCACAATCTGTTGTTGGAGGGAGTCAGCTTGCAAGTGCTGGCGCATGCGCTGGATGGCCTGGCCCGAGAAACAGAAAGCGATTCTCCCGTCTCCGCACGCGACCGACAATTGCTGGAACGCGTCAGAGAGCGCCTCTACCATTCGCCCGGCGAGGATCACACCTTGGCAGATCTGGCCAAACTGGCCTGCATGAGTCCCAGCACCTTACGGGTGAAGTTTCAGGCGGTCTATCAATGCTCGGTATTTGCTTGGCTGCGTGAGCGCAGGCTGGAACTGGCCCGAGAGTATCTGGCGCAAGGCTGGAGCGTACAGCAGGCGGCCCATTATGTAGGCTATCGCCATGCCACCAACTTCGCCACGGCATTCCGTGAGCGCTACGGTATCTCACCCAGCGAGTTGAACTAG
- a CDS encoding MFS transporter translates to MSQYIKPHPHWEDHEKPFMPGSPSAPHHESHIRVAYGLVAILVGLTGGLGNALVSVNLPTLQGELGLTPSEAAWLPAAYAMVNITANLLVFKFRQQYGMRLFAEIGLGLYAVLALLHLSINSAESLIFLRGASGFSGAAASTLGVLYMLQAFPRRLLGKALVLGVSITQMATPLAWVLSPSLIELGNWHGLYSFEAGMALCSFAAVVLLKLPPGYQIKAFEKLDFLAFALFAPAAGLLIAFLTQGYIRWWFNDTSLAWMAMASLFLFTVCSFLEYHRVNPLLKVRWLAQGSTIYFAVGAMILRFITTEQNYGMVNMLRSLGMGSEQMQPLFWVVFVGIVCGIVLSAVTFGPKTILVQVFAAILLIGVSSFMDFGRTSLDRPQDFFYSQFVLSVGAGMFMGPLVMIGFKQAFKYGPDHIVTFIVLLNVTQTLGGLMGTATLSTFQQQRQQHHYAAIVSHVNVAEPLVANRLKQQQQAVGSTVTDPMLRAATGTAQLAQIARREASVRAYNDVFLLIGILATGFLLWPVLLAAGPAIQSRRAQAAAGTSSNS, encoded by the coding sequence ATGAGTCAGTACATCAAGCCGCATCCACATTGGGAAGACCATGAAAAGCCCTTCATGCCGGGCTCGCCATCGGCCCCTCACCACGAATCGCATATACGCGTGGCCTATGGTCTGGTCGCGATTCTGGTTGGTTTGACAGGCGGTTTGGGCAATGCTTTGGTGTCGGTGAATTTGCCGACCCTGCAAGGGGAATTGGGATTGACGCCTTCCGAGGCTGCCTGGTTACCTGCTGCCTATGCCATGGTCAATATCACCGCCAATCTGCTGGTGTTCAAGTTCAGGCAGCAATATGGCATGCGCCTGTTTGCCGAGATCGGTCTGGGTTTGTATGCCGTTCTGGCCTTGCTGCACTTGTCCATTAATAGTGCTGAATCACTGATTTTTCTGCGTGGTGCCAGTGGGTTTTCTGGTGCGGCAGCCAGCACCCTGGGCGTCTTGTACATGCTGCAAGCTTTCCCCAGACGCCTGTTAGGCAAGGCTTTGGTGCTGGGGGTAAGTATTACGCAAATGGCTACGCCCTTGGCCTGGGTGCTGTCGCCGTCCTTGATAGAGCTGGGGAATTGGCACGGCCTGTACAGCTTTGAAGCGGGCATGGCCTTGTGTTCCTTTGCGGCCGTGGTGCTGCTGAAGTTGCCCCCCGGCTATCAGATCAAGGCGTTTGAAAAACTGGACTTCCTGGCCTTCGCCTTGTTCGCACCGGCTGCCGGTTTGCTGATTGCGTTTTTGACGCAAGGCTACATCCGCTGGTGGTTCAACGACACAAGCCTGGCCTGGATGGCGATGGCGTCCTTGTTCCTGTTCACCGTCTGTTCGTTTCTGGAGTATCACCGCGTCAATCCTTTGCTGAAGGTGCGCTGGCTGGCGCAGGGCTCGACCATTTACTTTGCCGTTGGCGCCATGATTCTGCGCTTCATCACAACCGAGCAGAATTACGGCATGGTCAATATGTTGCGCTCTTTGGGCATGGGCTCGGAGCAGATGCAGCCTTTGTTCTGGGTGGTGTTCGTGGGCATTGTGTGCGGTATTGTGCTCAGTGCCGTGACCTTTGGGCCCAAGACGATCCTGGTACAGGTGTTTGCCGCGATTTTGCTGATTGGCGTCTCCAGCTTCATGGATTTTGGGCGTACCAGTCTGGACCGCCCGCAGGATTTTTTCTATAGCCAGTTTGTGCTGTCCGTTGGCGCGGGCATGTTCATGGGGCCCTTGGTGATGATTGGCTTCAAACAAGCCTTCAAGTATGGCCCCGACCATATCGTGACTTTTATTGTGCTGCTCAATGTCACTCAGACTCTGGGCGGCTTGATGGGCACTGCCACGTTGAGCACGTTTCAGCAGCAGCGCCAGCAGCATCATTACGCGGCCATTGTCAGCCATGTGAATGTGGCTGAGCCTTTGGTGGCCAATCGCCTGAAACAGCAGCAACAGGCTGTAGGGTCAACGGTGACCGATCCGATGTTGAGGGCGGCGACGGGCACGGCCCAGCTGGCGCAGATTGCTCGCCGCGAGGCCAGCGTCCGGGCTTACAACGATGTTTTTCTGTTGATTGGCATTCTGGCGACGGGCTTTCTGTTGTGGCCCGTGTTGCTGGCCGCTGGCCCGGCTATTCAGTCCAGACGAGCGCAAGCCGCTGCTGGTACTTCTTCGAATTCTTAA
- the fauA gene encoding TonB-dependent alcaligin siderophore receptor FauA: MSAVSSSSARLRVRLLTPLTRSAMLLAATGSPVWAQDKAPDQSPVELSTITVKGNRDPGVTETSQSYTTKAMSTATGLSLSIRETPQSVSVVTRQMMEDRGMQTTADALQSAPGISVTRSDTNRYSFSSRGFGIDNYQFDGWTQPVLSPWAFGESNLDLVVFDRVEVVRGATGLMTGAGSPSASVNYVRKRPLRDFAVSGGVDVGSWDFARGYADVSTPITEDGRIRGRIVGAYGKANSYTSLQDTKTRTLYGVITADLMPGMELTGGVAYQSSSNNGFGSGFPLFYSDGSRTDFKRSVSNNTDWSRIENDTTTGFLDLSHQFANDLKLRLTYNQSHTDASMKQIFRGGYPDRETGLGTANSYSYYKGDVRRKAFNASLSGPFELFGKEHEFSLGWMMSQDRVSFPQYRALAPLPDAGSFYQPGRVPEPVWSGEPSQADDMNNRQSGAYAVGRFALMDNLRLMVGGRLSNWETDQTYFGAKRQYRNRNEFIPYAGLIYDFDDTYTAYASYTEIFKPQNARNEQGDLLAPITGKSYELGLKAAWLDGRLNGAVSVFQTRQDNLAEATGNNVIGAPPNTPAYRPVSGAKVEGIELELGGELMPGWNLASSLTTFTAKDAQGKPINTSKPRTLFKLYTTYRLQGDWQGLTVGGGIDWQNRMYQDATAPGRKAVKVEQGSYAIVNLMARYDFNKRMSATLNVNNLFDKKYYSQIGFYNQGWYGAPQNVMLSLRAQY; this comes from the coding sequence ATGTCTGCCGTTTCTTCCAGCTCTGCTCGCCTGCGAGTGCGTTTGCTGACACCTCTTACTCGTTCCGCCATGTTGCTGGCGGCGACGGGCAGCCCGGTCTGGGCGCAGGACAAGGCTCCTGATCAATCCCCTGTGGAGCTTTCCACGATTACGGTCAAAGGCAATCGAGATCCGGGAGTGACCGAAACCAGCCAGTCCTACACCACCAAGGCAATGAGCACGGCCACGGGTTTGTCACTGTCCATTCGTGAAACACCGCAATCGGTCAGCGTGGTGACCCGCCAGATGATGGAAGATCGCGGTATGCAGACAACGGCCGATGCCCTGCAAAGCGCACCGGGTATTTCTGTGACGCGCAGCGATACCAACCGTTATTCCTTTTCTTCGCGTGGTTTTGGTATCGATAACTATCAGTTTGATGGCTGGACCCAGCCGGTGCTCTCGCCCTGGGCCTTTGGTGAAAGCAATCTGGACCTGGTGGTGTTTGATCGGGTTGAAGTGGTACGCGGTGCGACAGGTTTGATGACGGGGGCGGGTAGCCCATCGGCTTCGGTCAACTATGTACGCAAGCGTCCCTTGCGTGATTTTGCGGTATCGGGGGGCGTGGACGTAGGTAGCTGGGACTTTGCCCGTGGCTATGCTGATGTTTCCACGCCCATTACCGAAGATGGACGTATTCGCGGACGTATTGTGGGGGCTTATGGCAAGGCCAATAGCTACACCAGTTTGCAGGACACGAAGACGCGCACCTTGTATGGCGTGATTACGGCTGACCTGATGCCCGGCATGGAGTTGACCGGTGGAGTGGCCTATCAGTCCAGCTCGAACAATGGTTTTGGCAGTGGTTTTCCGCTGTTCTATAGCGATGGTTCGCGTACAGACTTCAAGCGCTCTGTTTCCAACAATACGGACTGGTCGCGCATCGAGAATGACACCACCACAGGCTTTCTGGATTTAAGCCATCAGTTTGCCAATGACTTGAAGCTGCGTCTGACTTATAACCAGTCACACACCGATGCGTCCATGAAGCAGATTTTCCGGGGCGGCTACCCGGATCGGGAAACCGGCTTGGGTACTGCCAACTCCTATTCCTATTACAAAGGGGATGTACGTCGCAAAGCATTCAACGCCTCCTTGTCCGGCCCCTTCGAGCTGTTCGGTAAAGAGCATGAGTTCTCTTTGGGCTGGATGATGTCCCAGGACCGCGTCTCCTTCCCGCAGTATCGCGCCCTGGCACCTTTGCCGGATGCGGGCAGTTTTTATCAGCCGGGTCGCGTGCCCGAACCCGTGTGGTCAGGCGAGCCCTCCCAGGCGGATGACATGAACAACAGACAGTCCGGTGCCTATGCCGTGGGGCGTTTCGCCTTGATGGATAATCTGCGCTTGATGGTAGGTGGACGCTTGAGCAACTGGGAAACTGACCAGACCTACTTTGGAGCCAAGCGTCAGTATCGCAACCGCAATGAGTTCATCCCTTATGCCGGCCTGATCTACGACTTTGACGATACCTACACGGCTTACGCCAGCTATACGGAAATCTTCAAACCGCAGAACGCCCGTAACGAACAGGGTGATCTTCTGGCTCCCATCACGGGTAAAAGCTACGAGCTGGGCTTGAAGGCCGCCTGGCTGGATGGGCGCTTGAATGGGGCGGTCTCCGTGTTCCAGACCCGCCAGGACAATCTGGCCGAAGCCACGGGCAATAACGTGATCGGCGCGCCACCCAATACCCCCGCCTATCGACCCGTGTCGGGAGCGAAGGTAGAAGGTATCGAGCTGGAACTGGGCGGGGAGTTGATGCCTGGCTGGAATCTGGCCAGCAGCTTGACGACCTTCACAGCCAAGGATGCACAGGGCAAGCCCATCAACACCAGCAAGCCACGGACCTTGTTCAAGCTCTACACCACCTATCGCTTGCAGGGCGATTGGCAAGGGCTGACCGTGGGTGGCGGCATCGATTGGCAAAACCGCATGTACCAGGATGCGACCGCACCGGGCCGTAAAGCGGTCAAGGTAGAGCAGGGCAGCTATGCCATCGTCAACCTGATGGCGCGCTATGACTTCAACAAGCGCATGTCCGCCACGCTGAACGTGAACAACCTGTTCGACAAGAAGTACTACTCGCAGATCGGGTTTTATAACCAGGGCTGGTATGGGGCGCCCCAGAACGTGATGCTGTCCTTGCGGGCGCAGTATTAA
- a CDS encoding alpha/beta hydrolase: MTSLPRFLLSAATLCLACTLPAQAQQTTRPWNESVGPTIVDQQQSLYRFETLIMSSEDGKRHYKIQIGTPNRPAPARGHPVIYMVDGNAAMASIDVDDLKAISALSAPVLVAIGYDTEARHDVIARSFDYTPPVTENGVSKPVEVRGRSGGGADIFLDYIETHIKPAVEEREPIDRSRQTLWGHSYGGLFTLHTLFTHPDLYQRYVAGDPSLWWYDGILVKTAQAFDTTRAKDKQIAIMVGGQRRSTSMSNAAAQWSTQDMAKHLQEAGLNVSYENFSELNHGQMLAASLKPALRIAAQP, from the coding sequence ATGACCTCCCTGCCCCGCTTTCTGCTCAGTGCCGCCACGCTCTGCCTGGCCTGCACACTTCCCGCCCAAGCCCAACAAACTACCCGCCCCTGGAACGAATCAGTGGGTCCCACCATCGTGGACCAGCAACAAAGCCTGTACCGCTTCGAGACGCTGATCATGTCCTCGGAAGACGGCAAGCGGCACTACAAAATACAGATAGGTACCCCGAACCGCCCCGCCCCCGCACGCGGTCATCCGGTGATTTATATGGTGGATGGCAATGCCGCCATGGCCAGTATTGACGTGGACGACCTGAAAGCCATCAGCGCCCTGTCTGCGCCGGTACTGGTTGCCATTGGCTACGACACCGAAGCGCGTCACGATGTGATTGCCCGCTCCTTCGACTACACGCCTCCGGTCACGGAAAACGGCGTCAGCAAGCCGGTGGAAGTACGGGGTCGTTCAGGGGGCGGTGCGGATATTTTTCTGGACTATATAGAAACGCACATCAAGCCAGCCGTGGAAGAACGCGAGCCTATTGATCGCTCCCGCCAGACCCTGTGGGGCCACTCTTATGGCGGCCTGTTCACCTTGCATACGCTGTTCACCCACCCGGATCTGTACCAGCGTTACGTAGCCGGTGACCCTTCCCTGTGGTGGTACGACGGGATTCTGGTCAAGACGGCTCAGGCGTTTGATACGACGCGGGCCAAGGACAAGCAGATCGCCATCATGGTCGGCGGACAGCGCCGCAGTACATCCATGAGTAATGCCGCGGCACAATGGTCCACACAGGATATGGCCAAGCATTTGCAAGAGGCCGGGCTGAACGTCAGCTACGAGAACTTCAGCGAGCTGAACCACGGGCAGATGCTGGCCGCCTCCTTGAAACCCGCCCTGCGAATTGCGGCCCAGCCGTGA
- a CDS encoding DinB family protein, with protein sequence MTPQTAIRMASYNSQMNQRLYDAAASLSAQDLHQERGAFFGSLFKTMMHIAVGDTVWLHRFAQHPDVHALRKEIGVFAKPHALEQQLFGTLAELGQYRRKLDQIIIDWAATLTVEQLGQTLRYSNMAGQGMEKDFALLVTHFFNHQTHHRGQASTLLYQAGVDIGVTDLLALVS encoded by the coding sequence ATGACACCCCAAACCGCCATCCGCATGGCCTCGTACAACAGCCAGATGAACCAACGTCTTTACGATGCAGCTGCGAGTCTTTCTGCACAGGACTTGCATCAGGAACGTGGGGCCTTCTTTGGTTCGCTGTTCAAGACCATGATGCACATTGCGGTTGGGGACACCGTCTGGCTACATCGCTTTGCCCAGCATCCTGATGTCCACGCCTTGCGCAAAGAAATCGGGGTGTTTGCCAAGCCACATGCACTGGAACAGCAGCTATTCGGCACCTTGGCGGAACTGGGTCAGTACCGCCGCAAGCTGGACCAGATCATTATTGATTGGGCAGCCACACTGACAGTGGAACAGCTGGGCCAAACGCTACGCTATAGCAATATGGCGGGCCAAGGCATGGAGAAGGATTTTGCGCTTTTGGTGACGCACTTTTTTAATCACCAGACTCACCATCGTGGTCAGGCCAGCACCTTGTTGTATCAGGCGGGCGTCGATATTGGGGTGACTGATTTATTGGCTTTGGTGTCCTGA
- a CDS encoding multidrug effflux MFS transporter, giving the protein MVLMLGLLACVAPATIDAYLPAFSALEQEFSVPPQSVQQTLGVYMSAYAAMLLLHGTLSDAWGRKPVVLASLLVYVAGSVMAAVAPSFSFLLAGRVLQGLSAGAGLVIGQAMVRDCYEGQQAQRTFSYIVLVFNVSPALAPIVGGQLIAHLGWRSVFWMLAVLAALAACLCALRLPETLPTSRRQPLVWAQLRVELWILLRNIPFMGMSLALSLLIGAQAFLIGAAPDFITHTLKLPETAFAALFVPLVIGASAGALASAQLARRWEARKMITCAYGLMLGSCLVYVAYLARVAEPALPWAVGLPALFAAGLAILFPVMTMQVLAQVPARSGLAASLLGFCQMATFSLVSGWCVPWVYGQPVRMAAAMLLAVFASLAAWLWLQKRADRAVS; this is encoded by the coding sequence ATGGTTTTGATGTTGGGCCTGCTCGCCTGCGTGGCACCGGCCACCATTGATGCCTATTTACCTGCATTTAGCGCTCTGGAACAGGAGTTCAGTGTGCCGCCACAAAGCGTGCAGCAGACTCTGGGCGTGTACATGTCTGCCTATGCGGCCATGTTGTTATTACACGGTACCTTGTCAGATGCCTGGGGCCGCAAGCCGGTGGTGTTGGCCTCACTGCTGGTTTATGTGGCAGGTTCAGTGATGGCCGCCGTGGCACCCAGTTTCTCCTTCTTGTTGGCGGGCCGTGTCCTGCAAGGCTTGTCTGCCGGAGCGGGTCTGGTGATCGGGCAGGCCATGGTGCGTGACTGCTATGAGGGGCAGCAGGCGCAGCGCACATTTTCTTATATCGTGCTGGTGTTCAATGTCTCGCCTGCGCTGGCACCGATTGTGGGCGGGCAGTTGATCGCCCATCTGGGCTGGCGCTCCGTGTTCTGGATGCTGGCCGTATTGGCCGCGCTGGCTGCTTGCCTGTGCGCCCTGCGCCTGCCAGAGACCCTGCCGACGTCCAGACGGCAGCCTCTTGTCTGGGCGCAGTTGCGGGTCGAGCTATGGATTTTGTTGCGCAACATCCCTTTTATGGGGATGAGCCTGGCTTTGAGCTTGTTGATCGGTGCCCAGGCATTTCTGATTGGTGCCGCGCCTGATTTCATCACCCATACCTTGAAGCTGCCTGAGACGGCGTTTGCCGCCTTGTTCGTGCCCTTGGTGATTGGGGCCAGCGCGGGAGCCTTGGCCTCAGCTCAGCTTGCCCGCCGTTGGGAAGCGCGCAAGATGATTACTTGTGCCTATGGCTTGATGCTGGGGAGTTGTCTGGTCTATGTGGCCTACCTGGCCCGTGTTGCGGAGCCCGCACTGCCGTGGGCGGTCGGGTTGCCGGCATTGTTTGCCGCCGGGCTGGCCATACTGTTTCCCGTGATGACCATGCAGGTCTTGGCGCAGGTTCCCGCACGCTCGGGGCTGGCGGCTTCCTTGCTGGGGTTTTGTCAGATGGCTACCTTTTCCCTGGTCAGTGGCTGGTGCGTGCCTTGGGTCTACGGGCAGCCTGTGCGTATGGCGGCCGCGATGCTGTTGGCCGTATTTGCCAGCCTTGCAGCCTGGCTTTGGCTGCAAAAGCGTGCAGATCGGGCCGTTTCATAG
- a CDS encoding MFS transporter: MFKYQRTKIISYVLLSCAFFIGFFNRFSPATFSSHIADSLELGLAVVGSIAALHFWVYTLMQVPAGMVVDRYGIRIPAVVGTLLSGLGTIILGSAQNYGMALLGPGLVGLGMSLVFVAIMKNNAIWFHGSKFGLITGLTMLIGTLGAVFSEAPSLLILGYVSWRQGFIGVGAVTLVLAVLIFCLWRAPDAGATEIPKTSKTVHQPPAGTWPSIVSNKQLALIMLAISGTNGTFYAFSGLWGTHLFTRAMGISVLDASMIITVALLIYGFSSLFFGKISDQLQTRKLFIWVSAFLNTLAWLCLMLIPSPGLYTAYLCFALIGLSSGVQVVVCFAAVKESVPANITGSAIAYVNMGVFLVTAIIQSLYGWLVSHLLSLSLSTDAAYIGGLSLAVIISLLGLLSSLSVRETYPRT, encoded by the coding sequence ATGTTCAAGTATCAGAGAACAAAAATCATCAGCTACGTCCTGCTATCCTGCGCATTTTTCATCGGCTTTTTCAATCGCTTTTCCCCCGCCACGTTTTCTTCCCACATAGCCGACAGTCTGGAACTAGGTCTGGCAGTTGTGGGGAGCATTGCGGCCCTGCATTTCTGGGTCTACACCCTGATGCAAGTCCCCGCAGGCATGGTGGTTGATCGTTATGGAATCCGGATTCCCGCCGTGGTCGGAACCTTGCTGTCCGGGCTGGGAACCATCATTTTGGGCAGCGCCCAGAACTATGGAATGGCACTTTTGGGGCCCGGTCTTGTAGGACTGGGAATGTCCTTAGTCTTTGTGGCCATCATGAAGAACAATGCCATCTGGTTCCATGGCAGCAAGTTCGGGTTGATCACCGGACTGACAATGTTGATTGGCACCTTGGGGGCTGTGTTCTCTGAGGCTCCCTCTTTACTCATCCTGGGCTATGTCAGTTGGAGGCAGGGCTTTATTGGCGTCGGTGCGGTCACTCTTGTTCTCGCTGTTCTGATTTTTTGCTTATGGCGTGCTCCAGACGCTGGGGCTACCGAGATACCTAAAACCAGCAAAACAGTTCATCAGCCCCCTGCCGGCACTTGGCCCTCTATTGTCTCCAACAAGCAACTAGCCCTGATCATGCTGGCCATCTCTGGCACAAATGGCACGTTTTATGCCTTTTCAGGACTATGGGGCACGCATTTATTTACTCGTGCGATGGGCATCTCCGTCCTGGATGCGTCCATGATCATCACGGTTGCTTTACTGATCTACGGTTTCTCGTCTCTTTTTTTTGGAAAGATTTCCGATCAGCTCCAAACCAGAAAGCTGTTTATCTGGGTATCCGCCTTTCTCAACACACTAGCCTGGCTGTGCTTGATGCTTATCCCCAGCCCCGGCTTGTACACCGCGTATCTGTGCTTTGCTCTGATAGGCCTGTCCAGCGGTGTACAGGTGGTCGTCTGTTTTGCTGCGGTCAAAGAAAGTGTGCCGGCCAATATCACGGGATCCGCAATTGCTTATGTGAACATGGGGGTATTTTTAGTCACAGCCATTATTCAATCCTTGTATGGATGGCTGGTTTCACATCTTCTATCCCTTTCTCTGTCCACTGACGCAGCTTACATAGGCGGCTTGTCTTTGGCTGTCATCATCAGCTTGCTGGGCTTGCTCAGTTCTTTGAGCGTACGTGAAACCTATCCGAGAACGTAA